The Candidatus Schekmanbacteria bacterium sequence GGCAACGAGTGTAGTAAATGTGCCGATGCCTGTAAATATGCTGCAATCGATTATTCCCAAAAGGAAGAAGAAACTGAGATAAATGCTAAAACAGTAGTAATTGCCGTTGGTCTTGAACATTTTGACCCTTCCCAGAAATCATCATATCACTACGGAATTTTCAAGAACATTATTAGTGGTCAAGAGCTCGAAGAAAAAATCAGAAAGGAAGGAGTAATCGTTCGTCCTTCAGACGGAGAGCATCCTTCATCGATTGCTTTTATACAATGTGCAGGAAGCAGAGACCCAAAAAATGCAAATCCTTACTGTTCACAGATTTGCTGTTTATTTGCTATGAGAAGCTCTTTGCACATTAAAGAGGACTTGCCCGATACCAGAATCAAAATATTCTATATGGATTTGCAGGCGGACTGTAAAGAGGAAATGGAAATTGTTGAGCGGTGTAAAAAATCAATAGAGTTTGAAAGGTCAATGCCCGGCGTTATCGTTGAGAAAGAAGATGGAAGAATTGGGCTGACCTATGAATCTCTTGAAAAGGGGAAAAATATTGAAGAAGATTTTGACCTTGTCGTGCTTTCGACAGGTATAGCGCCTTCTTCGTCAAATAGAGAAATTGCAGAATTGTTTGGATTAGAGATAGATGAAGCAGGTTTTATTAAGAAACTTTCACCAATTGACAAAACAAGGACAAAGAATGAAAAAATTTTTATTGCTGGCGGCTGTGAAGGACCAAAGAATGCAGTTTCAAGCATTATGCAGGGAATTGCCGCAGGGAGAAATGCAGTAACAGCGATAAAAAGGGAGAATAAGGTTGCCTGAAAACAAAGATACAGGAATCGTATTTATAAGAAGCTCAATAAATGA is a genomic window containing:
- a CDS encoding CoB--CoM heterodisulfide reductase iron-sulfur subunit A family protein, producing MNFDVVIIGGGVAGISAALQISQEGYSYALIEKSFFLGGKSLQLCCKASDRCNKCGACTADHKIREIFKESYNSFFMGSFVNRAEERDGNFILNVKRMPSGILSENCTKCGKCVEVCPVEGKAVNFPPFSSFPQIPFIDKEKCLRSFGNECSKCADACKYAAIDYSQKEEETEINAKTVVIAVGLEHFDPSQKSSYHYGIFKNIISGQELEEKIRKEGVIVRPSDGEHPSSIAFIQCAGSRDPKNANPYCSQICCLFAMRSSLHIKEDLPDTRIKIFYMDLQADCKEEMEIVERCKKSIEFERSMPGVIVEKEDGRIGLTYESLEKGKNIEEDFDLVVLSTGIAPSSSNREIAELFGLEIDEAGFIKKLSPIDKTRTKNEKIFIAGGCEGPKNAVSSIMQGIAAGRNAVTAIKRENKVA